One window of Saimiri boliviensis isolate mSaiBol1 chromosome 4, mSaiBol1.pri, whole genome shotgun sequence genomic DNA carries:
- the PRICKLE4 gene encoding prickle-like protein 4 isoform X3, with protein MSVQNSGWPRQEDSPNLQEPGPPANSDGDSGYLPGGDPEDTSAQGPAVLSLGSLCLDTNQAPNWTGLQTLLQQLPPQDIDERCCLALGEEELAELRLFCARRKQEALGQGVARLLLPKLKGHTCEKLIFSRHCTEAEGRHWHENHFCCQDCAGPLGGGRYALPGGSPCCPSCFENRYSDAGWSSAGTLEGQAFLGTGETGPDRTEGRDQTSLNSVTLSRTLLAAAGCSSLQTRTGLPGSSPQQESRPGDKAEAPKGQEQCRLKTPRHPKDTPFPTYSSSSDSEPEGFFLGERLPLSWKTPGSLQAEDSNASKKHCTVC; from the exons ATGTCAGTGCAGAACTCTGGATGGCCCCGCCAAGAAGACAGCCCCAACCTCCAGGAGCCAGGTCCACCAGCCAACTCAGACGGTGACTCAGGCTACCTGCCGGGCGGGGACCCTGAGGATACCTCTGCTCAG GGTCCTGCAGTTCTGAGCCTGGGCTCCCTTTGCCTGGACACCAACCAAGCCCCCAACTGGACTGGGCTTCAGACCCTCCTGCAGCAACTCCCTCCACAGGACATTGAT GAGCGCTGCTGCCTGGCCCTTGGGGAGGAGGAGCTGGCCGAGCTGCGGCTCTTCTGTGCCAGGCGGAAGCAGGAGGCCCTCGGACAGGGGGTGGCCCGCCTGCTACTTCCCAAGCTTAAAGGACACACCTGTGAGAAG ctGATCTTCTCTCGGCACTGCACCGAGGCAGAGGGACGGCACTGGCATGAGAACCACTTCTGTTGCCAGGACTGCGCCGGGCCCCTGGGCGGGGGACGTTATGCCTTGCCTGGGGGAAGCCCCTGCTGCCCCAGCTGCTTCGAAAACCGCTACTCGGATGCAGGCTGGAGCTCGGCCGGGACACTGGAAGGGCAGGCGTTCCTTG GAACAGGGGAGACTGGACCCGACCGAACTGAAGGAAGGGACCAAACCTCGCTGAACTCTGTGACCCTCTCCCGAACACTCCTCGCTGCTGCCGGCTGTTCCAGCCTGCAAACTCGGACGGGGCTGCCTGGATCCAGTCCCCAGCAGGAGAGCCGACCTGGGGACAAAGCGGAGGCACCCAAAGGGCAGGAGCAATGCCGCCTGAAAACTCCTCGTCATCCCAAGGACACTCCTTTCCCCACCTACTCCTCTTCCTCTGACTCGGAACCTGAAGGCTTTTTCTTAGGCGAGCGCCTTCCCCTGTCCTGGAAGACCCCCGGAAGCCTCCAAGCAGAGGATAGCAACGCCTCTAAGAAGCACTGCACCGTGTGCTAG
- the TOMM6 gene encoding mitochondrial import receptor subunit TOM6 homolog has product MASSGVPVNTAGSANETPEIPDNVGDWLRGVYRFATDRNDFRRNLILNLGLFAAGVWLARNLSDIDLMAPQPGV; this is encoded by the exons ATGGCTTCCAGCGGGGTGCCGGTGAACACTGCCGGCTCGGCTAATGAAACCCCCGAAATACCGGACAACGTGGGAGATTGGCTTCGGGGCGTCTACCGCTTTGCCACGGATAGGAATGACTTTCGGAG GAACTTGATTCTCAATTTGGGACTCTTTGCTGCGGGAGTTTGGCTGGCCAGGAACTTGAGTGACATTGACCTCATGGCACCTCAGCCAGGGGTGTAG
- the PRICKLE4 gene encoding prickle-like protein 4 isoform X2 encodes MSVQNSGWPRQEDSPNLQEPGPPANSDGDSGYLPGGDPEDTSAQGPAVLSLGSLCLDTNQAPNWTGLQTLLQQLPPQDIDERCCLALGEEELAELRLFCARRKQEALGQGVARLLLPKLKGHTCEKCRELLKPGEYGVFATRAGEQRCWHQPCFACQACGQALINLIYFYHDGQLYCGRHHAELLRPRCPACDQDCAGPLGGGRYALPGGSPCCPSCFENRYSDAGWSSAGTLEGQAFLGTGETGPDRTEGRDQTSLNSVTLSRTLLAAAGCSSLQTRTGLPGSSPQQESRPGDKAEAPKGQEQCRLKTPRHPKDTPFPTYSSSSDSEPEGFFLGERLPLSWKTPGSLQAEDSNASKKHCTVC; translated from the exons ATGTCAGTGCAGAACTCTGGATGGCCCCGCCAAGAAGACAGCCCCAACCTCCAGGAGCCAGGTCCACCAGCCAACTCAGACGGTGACTCAGGCTACCTGCCGGGCGGGGACCCTGAGGATACCTCTGCTCAG GGTCCTGCAGTTCTGAGCCTGGGCTCCCTTTGCCTGGACACCAACCAAGCCCCCAACTGGACTGGGCTTCAGACCCTCCTGCAGCAACTCCCTCCACAGGACATTGAT GAGCGCTGCTGCCTGGCCCTTGGGGAGGAGGAGCTGGCCGAGCTGCGGCTCTTCTGTGCCAGGCGGAAGCAGGAGGCCCTCGGACAGGGGGTGGCCCGCCTGCTACTTCCCAAGCTTAAAGGACACACCTGTGAGAAG TGCAGGGAGCTGCTGAAGCCAGGGGAGTATGGAGTGTTTGCAACCCGGGCAGGGGAACAGCGCTGCTGGCACCAGCCCTGCTTTGCCTGCCAGGCCTGTGGCCAGGCCCTGATAAACCTCATCTATTTCTACCATGATGGGCAACTCTACTGCGGCCGTCATCATGCAGAGTTGCTGCGCCCACGCTGCCCGGCTTGTGACCAG GACTGCGCCGGGCCCCTGGGCGGGGGACGTTATGCCTTGCCTGGGGGAAGCCCCTGCTGCCCCAGCTGCTTCGAAAACCGCTACTCGGATGCAGGCTGGAGCTCGGCCGGGACACTGGAAGGGCAGGCGTTCCTTG GAACAGGGGAGACTGGACCCGACCGAACTGAAGGAAGGGACCAAACCTCGCTGAACTCTGTGACCCTCTCCCGAACACTCCTCGCTGCTGCCGGCTGTTCCAGCCTGCAAACTCGGACGGGGCTGCCTGGATCCAGTCCCCAGCAGGAGAGCCGACCTGGGGACAAAGCGGAGGCACCCAAAGGGCAGGAGCAATGCCGCCTGAAAACTCCTCGTCATCCCAAGGACACTCCTTTCCCCACCTACTCCTCTTCCTCTGACTCGGAACCTGAAGGCTTTTTCTTAGGCGAGCGCCTTCCCCTGTCCTGGAAGACCCCCGGAAGCCTCCAAGCAGAGGATAGCAACGCCTCTAAGAAGCACTGCACCGTGTGCTAG
- the PRICKLE4 gene encoding prickle-like protein 4 isoform X1, whose protein sequence is MSVQNSGWPRQEDSPNLQEPGPPANSDGDSGYLPGGDPEDTSAQGPAVLSLGSLCLDTNQAPNWTGLQTLLQQLPPQDIDERCCLALGEEELAELRLFCARRKQEALGQGVARLLLPKLKGHTCEKCRELLKPGEYGVFATRAGEQRCWHQPCFACQACGQALINLIYFYHDGQLYCGRHHAELLRPRCPACDQLIFSRHCTEAEGRHWHENHFCCQDCAGPLGGGRYALPGGSPCCPSCFENRYSDAGWSSAGTLEGQAFLGTGETGPDRTEGRDQTSLNSVTLSRTLLAAAGCSSLQTRTGLPGSSPQQESRPGDKAEAPKGQEQCRLKTPRHPKDTPFPTYSSSSDSEPEGFFLGERLPLSWKTPGSLQAEDSNASKKHCTVC, encoded by the exons ATGTCAGTGCAGAACTCTGGATGGCCCCGCCAAGAAGACAGCCCCAACCTCCAGGAGCCAGGTCCACCAGCCAACTCAGACGGTGACTCAGGCTACCTGCCGGGCGGGGACCCTGAGGATACCTCTGCTCAG GGTCCTGCAGTTCTGAGCCTGGGCTCCCTTTGCCTGGACACCAACCAAGCCCCCAACTGGACTGGGCTTCAGACCCTCCTGCAGCAACTCCCTCCACAGGACATTGAT GAGCGCTGCTGCCTGGCCCTTGGGGAGGAGGAGCTGGCCGAGCTGCGGCTCTTCTGTGCCAGGCGGAAGCAGGAGGCCCTCGGACAGGGGGTGGCCCGCCTGCTACTTCCCAAGCTTAAAGGACACACCTGTGAGAAG TGCAGGGAGCTGCTGAAGCCAGGGGAGTATGGAGTGTTTGCAACCCGGGCAGGGGAACAGCGCTGCTGGCACCAGCCCTGCTTTGCCTGCCAGGCCTGTGGCCAGGCCCTGATAAACCTCATCTATTTCTACCATGATGGGCAACTCTACTGCGGCCGTCATCATGCAGAGTTGCTGCGCCCACGCTGCCCGGCTTGTGACCAG ctGATCTTCTCTCGGCACTGCACCGAGGCAGAGGGACGGCACTGGCATGAGAACCACTTCTGTTGCCAGGACTGCGCCGGGCCCCTGGGCGGGGGACGTTATGCCTTGCCTGGGGGAAGCCCCTGCTGCCCCAGCTGCTTCGAAAACCGCTACTCGGATGCAGGCTGGAGCTCGGCCGGGACACTGGAAGGGCAGGCGTTCCTTG GAACAGGGGAGACTGGACCCGACCGAACTGAAGGAAGGGACCAAACCTCGCTGAACTCTGTGACCCTCTCCCGAACACTCCTCGCTGCTGCCGGCTGTTCCAGCCTGCAAACTCGGACGGGGCTGCCTGGATCCAGTCCCCAGCAGGAGAGCCGACCTGGGGACAAAGCGGAGGCACCCAAAGGGCAGGAGCAATGCCGCCTGAAAACTCCTCGTCATCCCAAGGACACTCCTTTCCCCACCTACTCCTCTTCCTCTGACTCGGAACCTGAAGGCTTTTTCTTAGGCGAGCGCCTTCCCCTGTCCTGGAAGACCCCCGGAAGCCTCCAAGCAGAGGATAGCAACGCCTCTAAGAAGCACTGCACCGTGTGCTAG